One sulfur-oxidizing endosymbiont of Gigantopelta aegis genomic region harbors:
- a CDS encoding IS1 family transposase, with translation MDKISSDIKQPRIPVEINDIQVNFCKNPLCQNYGVPASTESQVKLHKSQKDCYKLSSGSRKPVTKLICKSCNELFPVKSNQGIWDELQRIEEYLKETPEVSCPDNSCKNNLISIKLGKEFYQSFGKTKSGSSRYRCKSCKKTFSVKQSTTGQKQPHKNNLIFKLLMNKSPLRRICEVADVEYGDCLCKN, from the coding sequence ATGGATAAAATATCTTCTGATATAAAACAACCAAGAATTCCAGTTGAAATTAACGATATTCAGGTTAATTTTTGCAAAAATCCATTGTGCCAAAATTATGGTGTTCCTGCCAGCACAGAAAGCCAAGTTAAACTCCATAAATCACAAAAAGACTGCTACAAATTATCAAGTGGTAGTCGAAAGCCAGTTACTAAACTGATTTGCAAGTCTTGTAATGAGTTATTCCCAGTTAAGAGCAATCAAGGAATTTGGGATGAATTACAGCGAATTGAAGAATATTTAAAAGAAACTCCAGAGGTGTCATGCCCTGATAATTCATGTAAAAATAATCTCATTAGTATTAAGTTAGGAAAAGAATTTTACCAGTCTTTTGGGAAAACAAAATCAGGTTCTAGTCGTTATCGATGCAAGTCTTGTAAGAAAACATTTTCAGTTAAACAATCTACAACTGGTCAAAAACAGCCTCATAAAAACAATCTTATTTTCAAACTTCTAATGAATAAATCCCCTTTAAGGCGAATCTGTGAAGTTGCTGATGTTGAGTATGGCGACTGTTTATGCAAAAATTGA
- a CDS encoding tRNA dihydrouridine synthase — translation MKIVLAPMDGLTDAYAREILTAIGGYDLCVTEFLRITNTLFPTRVFYRRFPELNINPDSGQKISHTKSGTPIFLQLLGSDNSAMADNAAKAVSLGAEGIDLNFGCPAKTVNRRDGGASLLKFPDRINQLVYSVRQAVPANIPVTAKMRLGFDDQSLAHDNAQAIQDAGADWLTIHARTKKDGYRPPAYWDALAPLADQLTIPIIANGEVWSVDDYYRCKERSHCSSIMLGRGAMVTPDLALQIKNALDDKSTPQLSWPEMCQMLDKLYQLMIHNSALNERYVAPRLKLWVKWLMANFSQAEAIFPELKRIKDPHQAIELIRLSQDL, via the coding sequence ATGAAAATAGTTTTGGCACCCATGGATGGACTAACGGATGCTTATGCCCGTGAAATTTTAACCGCTATTGGTGGCTATGACTTATGTGTCACAGAATTTTTGCGGATCACTAATACCTTATTCCCCACCCGTGTTTTTTATCGGCGTTTTCCTGAGTTGAATATAAATCCTGATTCGGGACAAAAGATCAGCCATACCAAATCCGGCACGCCGATTTTTTTACAATTATTAGGCAGTGATAATTCAGCCATGGCCGACAATGCAGCCAAGGCGGTTAGTCTTGGCGCTGAAGGTATTGATCTCAATTTTGGTTGTCCTGCAAAGACTGTCAACCGCCGTGATGGCGGTGCTAGTCTGCTCAAATTTCCTGATCGCATCAACCAATTAGTTTATTCTGTGCGTCAGGCTGTGCCAGCCAATATTCCGGTCACGGCAAAGATGCGCCTTGGCTTTGATGATCAATCCCTGGCTCATGATAATGCCCAGGCGATTCAGGATGCAGGGGCTGACTGGCTCACTATTCACGCCCGGACAAAAAAAGATGGCTACCGTCCACCTGCTTATTGGGATGCTTTAGCACCGCTTGCAGATCAGCTGACGATCCCCATTATTGCCAATGGTGAGGTCTGGAGTGTGGATGATTATTATCGTTGTAAAGAACGTAGTCACTGTTCAAGTATTATGTTGGGACGTGGTGCGATGGTAACACCTGATCTGGCCTTGCAGATAAAAAATGCCTTAGACGATAAAAGCACACCTCAGTTAAGCTGGCCTGAAATGTGTCAGATGTTGGATAAGTTATACCAGTTAATGATTCACAATAGTGCGTTGAATGAACGTTATGTTGCACCCCGATTGAAGTTATGGGTAAAGTGGCTCATGGCTAATTTTTCTCAGGCGGAAGCCATTTTTCCTGAGCTAAAAAGAATAAAAGATCCTCATCAGGCGATAGAATTAATACGCTTAAGTCAGGATTTATAA
- a CDS encoding sigma 54-interacting transcriptional regulator — translation MNAIHKEEQATLLLVDDNPTNLQVLYQTLEGHGYKLLLAKNGEDALNIVHKVHPELILLDIMMPGMDGYEVCLKIKSNPELADIAIIFLSALDDVKDKVKGFDCGAVDYVAKPFQSEEVIARVETHIKIRQLETILAQKNKRLEEDNALILDAMGEGLLGVDKQGLITFINPAGAEIIGWLEDEIRGKNFHDVIMHTDSQGHRHPLEKDDVFNTLRDRVQRQSDSNIFWHKDSGSFPVEYTVTMIEGETDISSVCVVFKNIAARKKRESELHHALQTVEELKEKLQVENQVLRAQSSYLQAEIRSEQNYGEIIGQSQALIKTMEEAEQVAGTDTTVLINGESGTGKESMARAIHQFSPRKNRPLIKVNCGAISESLVESELFGHVKGAFTSAISDRTGHFELADKGTIFLDEIGELSLEVQVKLLRVLQEQELQRVGSGEVISVDVRIIAATNRNLKKMVDEGSFRMDLFYRLNVFPLTVPPLRDRKSDIPLLLAKFLDNLSHKLGKNFRGISEVSMALLMDYHWPGNIRELQNVIERSAILSKSEIIEVDDALVPVSIEQVKLHKDSAERAGDEVDDNKQADNARKSVAYRTLAENEKRYIISVLNDLNWLIGGKKGAAEILDVPVSTLRSRMKKLGIERPD, via the coding sequence ATGAATGCAATACATAAAGAAGAACAGGCAACATTATTATTGGTAGATGATAATCCTACTAATTTACAAGTGTTATATCAGACTCTGGAAGGGCATGGCTACAAGTTATTGCTCGCTAAAAATGGTGAAGATGCGCTAAACATTGTTCATAAAGTACATCCGGAACTGATTTTATTGGATATTATGATGCCGGGTATGGATGGCTATGAGGTGTGTTTAAAAATAAAATCTAACCCCGAGCTGGCTGATATTGCCATTATTTTTCTATCGGCATTAGATGATGTAAAAGATAAAGTAAAAGGCTTTGATTGTGGTGCGGTGGATTATGTTGCCAAGCCTTTTCAGTCAGAAGAAGTTATCGCACGAGTAGAAACTCATATTAAAATTCGCCAATTGGAAACCATCTTAGCGCAAAAAAATAAGCGTTTAGAAGAAGATAATGCACTGATTTTGGATGCAATGGGTGAAGGTCTATTGGGTGTTGATAAACAGGGTTTAATCACCTTTATCAATCCTGCGGGTGCAGAAATTATCGGCTGGCTGGAAGATGAGATTCGAGGTAAAAACTTTCATGATGTGATAATGCACACAGATAGTCAGGGCCATCGCCATCCACTGGAAAAAGATGATGTCTTTAACACCCTGAGAGATCGAGTGCAAAGACAAAGTGATAGTAATATTTTTTGGCATAAAGATTCAGGCAGTTTTCCCGTTGAATATACCGTGACCATGATTGAAGGTGAAACGGATATTAGCAGTGTCTGTGTCGTTTTTAAAAATATTGCAGCACGAAAAAAACGTGAAAGTGAATTGCACCATGCCCTGCAAACCGTTGAAGAACTGAAAGAGAAATTACAGGTAGAAAATCAGGTTTTACGTGCGCAAAGCAGTTATCTGCAAGCAGAAATTCGCAGTGAACAAAACTATGGCGAAATTATCGGTCAAAGTCAGGCCTTAATAAAAACCATGGAAGAAGCCGAGCAGGTTGCAGGGACGGATACGACAGTATTAATCAATGGTGAGTCAGGCACGGGAAAGGAATCCATGGCGCGGGCTATCCATCAATTCAGTCCCCGAAAAAATCGCCCTTTAATCAAAGTTAATTGTGGTGCAATATCAGAATCATTGGTGGAAAGTGAATTATTTGGTCATGTTAAAGGCGCCTTCACCAGTGCAATTAGTGATCGAACCGGGCATTTTGAGCTAGCTGATAAGGGCACCATTTTTCTGGATGAAATAGGCGAACTTTCCTTAGAAGTACAGGTTAAATTATTACGGGTTTTACAGGAGCAGGAGCTCCAGCGTGTTGGCAGTGGCGAAGTGATTTCTGTGGATGTACGTATTATTGCAGCAACCAATCGTAATCTGAAAAAAATGGTGGATGAGGGTAGTTTTAGAATGGATCTTTTTTACCGCTTAAATGTTTTCCCCTTAACCGTACCACCATTAAGGGATAGAAAATCTGATATTCCATTATTATTAGCAAAATTTCTTGATAATTTGAGTCATAAACTGGGCAAAAATTTCCGAGGCATCTCAGAGGTGAGTATGGCATTGCTAATGGATTATCATTGGCCGGGCAATATTCGTGAATTACAAAATGTAATTGAACGCTCTGCTATTTTATCAAAAAGTGAAATAATTGAAGTCGATGATGCACTGGTACCGGTATCGATTGAACAAGTGAAATTACACAAAGATTCAGCTGAACGAGCAGGTGATGAAGTTGATGACAATAAACAAGCGGATAATGCTAGAAAATCAGTGGCTTATCGGACACTGGCCGAAAATGAAAAGCGTTATATTATCAGTGTGTTGAATGATTTAAATTGGCTCATTGGGGGGAAAAAGGGGGCTGCCGAGATTCTGGATGTGCCGGTCAGCACATTGCGATCCAGAATGAAAAAACTCGGTATTGAGAGACCAGACTAG
- a CDS encoding stage II sporulation protein M — protein sequence MNQAQFIKAHEQQWLILEVLLNSRLKKVLLQQAASERSLSGKKHLTFWQKKQTKKNHAYLQSLNNEKLTSLKPKLLIQADFPALYRNVCQHLSLAQSRRYSPYLIERLSFLVNEAHQRFYQKNNRRGSSVLASFIHFFSNSFPQIVRSESRWLWLSSAVFYLPLILMIVLIQIWPEFVYSVMSPDSVAGMEAMYDPQAEHIGRERGSESDARMFGFYILNNTGIGFRTFATGLLFGIGSIFTLLFNGLHIGAAAGHLTQIGYGNTFWPFVSGHSALELSAIALSGSAGLKIGFSLLMPGRKSRYQALLDAASVAVKIMAGAAVMFFMAAFVEAFWSSSQTIAPLIKYAVGALMWLLVFAYFAFAGQKTVEQKSGKKKANFMKLEE from the coding sequence ATGAATCAGGCACAATTTATAAAAGCCCATGAACAGCAATGGCTTATTTTGGAAGTGTTACTTAATTCTCGTTTGAAAAAGGTGTTATTGCAACAAGCCGCTTCTGAACGATCACTCTCTGGAAAAAAACACCTGACCTTTTGGCAGAAAAAACAGACGAAAAAAAATCATGCTTATCTACAAAGTTTAAATAATGAAAAATTGACCTCACTTAAGCCCAAATTACTTATACAAGCAGATTTTCCTGCTCTGTATCGGAATGTTTGCCAGCATTTATCATTAGCACAATCCCGCCGTTATAGCCCTTATTTAATAGAACGCTTAAGTTTTCTGGTGAATGAAGCACACCAACGCTTTTATCAGAAAAATAATAGGCGGGGAAGCAGTGTTCTGGCTTCTTTTATCCATTTTTTCAGCAACAGCTTTCCACAAATAGTACGCAGCGAGAGCCGTTGGCTATGGCTTTCGTCTGCGGTATTTTATCTACCGCTTATTTTAATGATCGTGTTAATTCAGATCTGGCCTGAGTTTGTCTATAGTGTTATGTCACCGGATAGCGTGGCGGGTATGGAAGCCATGTATGATCCTCAGGCTGAACATATAGGCCGTGAACGTGGCTCAGAATCCGATGCACGTATGTTTGGTTTTTATATTTTAAACAATACCGGCATTGGTTTTAGAACCTTTGCCACCGGTTTACTCTTTGGTATTGGTAGTATTTTCACCCTACTCTTTAATGGCTTGCATATTGGTGCGGCGGCGGGTCATCTGACCCAGATCGGCTATGGCAATACCTTTTGGCCTTTTGTTTCCGGTCATAGTGCCTTGGAACTCAGTGCTATTGCGCTCAGTGGTAGTGCGGGTTTGAAAATAGGCTTTTCATTGTTGATGCCGGGACGAAAAAGCCGTTATCAGGCATTATTGGATGCTGCCTCAGTGGCGGTAAAAATAATGGCTGGTGCTGCAGTAATGTTTTTTATGGCTGCTTTTGTTGAGGCCTTTTGGTCATCATCTCAGACCATTGCGCCGCTGATTAAATATGCTGTAGGCGCATTGATGTGGCTGCTGGTATTTGCCTATTTTGCCTTTGCAGGACAGAAGACAGTCGAGCAGAAGAGTGGGAAAAAGAAGGCCAATTTTATGAAGTTAGAAGAATGA
- a CDS encoding ATP-binding protein has protein sequence MFTSIRFKIILLTVIPIALIYLLIFGFGIYQLQLHLRADVEDEMRRLTQQYAGIFSGFLNESAQIARSTAAIIEQNPTIHDYQIYAQVKSNLRHNRIVYGSAIAFARDPDYDNELFAPYAYRTSGRVNTLDIADITDYTAGHWQWWDKAKQAKHPIWTDPYFDKGVGDIVMATYAVPFFYKKQFRGIATVDVQLEILEEKVNQGIDVDLDLLIITNKGDYVYHPDPKQILANSIYKDAKKYHQNGLKDLADKMIAGKRGVVQLDSWETQQKQWVAFYPIQNTEWSIALRVPEKVVLAQVRKKGLQFAAVLLFSLLLIIITVWLVIGRMTQPLARLTEGVKSVAAGNLDATVEVTSQDEIGVLTQSFTDMAAKLSKREQDIRDARSQGFSRIVQGLKGRYFYFTHDKQGHISYVSPAVKDILGYTPSDFKNFFKQYFVESPLNDQATHMIELSFQGEQQEAFELELIARNGELLRFEIIEVPVKGEHGEIIALEGMAHDITERKREEEKFRVLFESSSQANLLYSDEGILDCNHAFLDLFGFSKKEDVLGSRLYSLTRAIQPDGEASFDRLNQLMAQAVDVGYQQYELVFERVGGETFPAEIILTAATMNEQAVFIALIQDLTERKLTEQEIISAKEVAEEANKAKSEFLSNMSHELRTPLNGVLGYAQILQNDKQVTHEQMESLDAIKSCGHHLLTLINDVLDLSKIESGNMAFTISAVDLPKLVKGVYDMVIHRASAKGVKLDVIMQEGLPKGIKTDATKLRQVLVNLLGNAVKFTHSGTISLHVSVYDKQESPNVCFVVADTGIGIPEEKHQIIFDAFKQAKEGMDAGGTGLGLAISQRLIQEMGGTEITLQSQYGEGSAFSFCLPLIEVSDDELEVTYSEHYDDSVIPKLPDGLQLTALIVDDRQVNRDILERLLQASGFKTMSANNGKEAVAMSQKYKYPLILMDIRMPEMDGIHAAKLIRQSMEQEESQQKLVIIAVTAGVFPELKTQIAETGMDDFIAKPFKVSEVFNKIAQHLDIHFKYENVTLENTPAAESERVFDEHALEQLEELIKQIKAASEMGDISQINVVYKEISKNKLLSDEADKQLNLLIKQFDFDGIRNFKY, from the coding sequence TTGTTCACCTCGATACGCTTTAAAATCATTTTACTGACAGTCATACCTATCGCATTGATTTATTTGCTGATTTTCGGCTTTGGTATTTATCAATTGCAATTGCATTTACGGGCAGATGTTGAAGACGAAATGCGGCGTTTAACGCAGCAATATGCGGGTATCTTCTCTGGCTTTTTGAATGAATCAGCACAAATTGCCCGTTCTACAGCGGCTATTATCGAACAAAACCCCACCATTCATGACTACCAGATTTATGCGCAGGTTAAATCGAATCTAAGACATAACCGAATTGTTTATGGCAGTGCCATTGCCTTTGCTCGTGATCCGGACTACGACAATGAATTATTTGCTCCCTATGCATACCGCACCTCAGGTCGGGTCAATACCTTAGATATTGCAGACATAACCGATTATACCGCAGGGCATTGGCAATGGTGGGACAAGGCCAAACAGGCCAAACATCCTATCTGGACCGATCCCTATTTTGATAAAGGGGTTGGCGATATCGTCATGGCTACCTATGCGGTGCCGTTTTTTTATAAGAAGCAGTTTAGAGGGATTGCTACGGTTGATGTGCAATTGGAAATTTTAGAAGAAAAAGTGAATCAGGGTATTGATGTCGATCTGGACTTACTAATCATTACCAATAAAGGGGATTATGTTTACCACCCCGATCCCAAACAAATCCTAGCCAATTCCATTTATAAAGACGCTAAAAAATATCATCAGAATGGACTCAAAGACCTAGCCGATAAAATGATTGCCGGTAAACGGGGAGTCGTCCAATTAGATTCTTGGGAAACTCAGCAAAAGCAGTGGGTGGCTTTTTATCCAATTCAAAATACTGAGTGGAGCATTGCCCTGAGAGTTCCGGAGAAAGTTGTTTTAGCTCAGGTCAGAAAGAAAGGGCTGCAATTTGCCGCAGTACTACTCTTTTCTCTGCTTTTAATCATTATTACCGTATGGCTAGTGATAGGCCGGATGACTCAGCCTTTAGCACGTTTGACCGAGGGTGTTAAATCAGTTGCCGCAGGTAATCTGGATGCCACAGTGGAAGTAACCAGCCAGGATGAAATTGGTGTATTAACGCAGAGTTTTACTGATATGGCGGCTAAATTAAGTAAGCGTGAACAGGATATTCGTGATGCACGTTCACAAGGATTCAGTCGAATAGTACAGGGCTTAAAAGGGCGTTATTTTTATTTTACCCATGATAAACAGGGTCATATCTCTTATGTCAGCCCTGCGGTCAAAGACATTTTGGGTTATACACCGAGTGATTTTAAAAATTTCTTTAAGCAATATTTTGTCGAAAGCCCACTCAATGATCAGGCGACTCACATGATCGAGCTATCCTTTCAGGGTGAGCAACAAGAAGCCTTTGAACTGGAGTTGATCGCACGCAATGGTGAATTATTACGTTTTGAAATTATTGAAGTGCCGGTGAAAGGTGAGCATGGTGAGATTATTGCTTTGGAAGGTATGGCGCATGATATTACTGAACGTAAGCGTGAAGAAGAAAAATTTCGAGTTTTATTTGAAAGTTCTTCACAGGCTAATTTGTTGTATTCAGATGAGGGAATTCTTGATTGTAACCATGCCTTTTTAGATCTCTTTGGCTTTAGTAAGAAAGAAGATGTGCTGGGATCACGCTTATACTCGCTCACTCGTGCCATTCAGCCTGATGGCGAAGCCTCATTTGATCGATTAAACCAACTAATGGCTCAGGCTGTCGATGTAGGTTATCAGCAATATGAATTAGTTTTTGAGCGCGTAGGCGGTGAAACTTTTCCGGCAGAAATTATTTTAACCGCAGCCACTATGAATGAACAAGCAGTCTTTATTGCTTTGATACAGGACTTAACAGAGCGAAAATTAACTGAACAGGAAATTATTAGTGCTAAGGAAGTTGCCGAAGAAGCCAATAAAGCCAAGAGTGAATTTTTATCCAATATGTCTCATGAATTAAGAACACCTTTAAATGGGGTGCTGGGTTATGCGCAAATTTTGCAAAATGATAAGCAAGTAACTCATGAGCAAATGGAAAGTCTGGATGCGATTAAGAGTTGTGGTCATCACCTGCTCACCTTGATTAATGATGTGCTGGATTTATCGAAAATAGAATCGGGCAATATGGCCTTTACTATCAGTGCCGTGGATTTACCCAAGTTGGTTAAAGGGGTATATGACATGGTGATCCACCGTGCGTCAGCCAAAGGTGTTAAGCTTGATGTGATCATGCAAGAGGGCTTGCCTAAGGGAATAAAAACGGATGCGACTAAATTGCGACAGGTACTCGTTAATCTCTTGGGTAATGCGGTAAAATTTACTCATAGTGGTACGATTTCACTGCATGTCTCTGTCTATGATAAACAAGAATCGCCCAATGTCTGCTTTGTGGTAGCGGATACTGGCATCGGTATTCCTGAAGAAAAACATCAGATAATTTTTGATGCCTTTAAACAAGCTAAAGAAGGTATGGATGCCGGTGGTACAGGTCTTGGTTTGGCCATTAGTCAGCGCCTTATTCAAGAAATGGGTGGCACAGAAATCACTCTGCAAAGCCAGTATGGAGAAGGCAGTGCTTTTTCATTTTGTTTGCCGCTTATAGAGGTCAGTGATGATGAGCTAGAGGTGACATATAGTGAGCATTATGATGATTCAGTGATCCCCAAGCTGCCGGATGGTTTACAGTTAACGGCTTTGATTGTAGATGATCGACAGGTTAATCGTGATATTTTAGAGCGTTTATTACAAGCATCGGGTTTTAAAACCATGTCGGCAAACAATGGTAAAGAGGCCGTGGCCATGAGTCAGAAATATAAATATCCCCTGATCTTAATGGATATTCGTATGCCGGAGATGGATGGGATTCACGCAGCAAAACTCATACGACAAAGCATGGAGCAAGAAGAGAGCCAACAGAAACTTGTTATTATTGCGGTAACAGCCGGTGTTTTTCCGGAATTAAAGACGCAGATAGCAGAAACAGGCATGGATGATTTTATTGCCAAACCCTTTAAAGTGTCTGAGGTGTTTAATAAAATAGCACAGCACTTGGACATACATTTTAAGTATGAAAATGTCACTTTAGAGAATACGCCAGCCGCTGAGTCTGAGCGAGTCTTTGATGAGCATGCACTAGAACAATTAGAGGAATTGATAAAACAAATAAAAGCCGCCAGTGAGATGGGGGATATCAGTCAAATTAATGTCGTGTATAAAGAAATAAGCAAAAATAAACTCTTAAGTGATGAAGCCGATAAGCAATTAAATTTATTGATTAAACAATTTGATTTTGATGGCATACGCAATTTTAAATATTAA
- a CDS encoding sensor histidine kinase, protein MALKYFSRLELDEDGREWAQISGREASRMGRLLEDVLLYSKPVKLDLKPLNLSVILKEFINANRAMGEQKQLYSKLLLAQDQEHEKLIINADSDRLNQILLNIYRNAIEAAEPDSQISYSLQCNYAAQTVTLTINNKGDIIPENVLQRIGEPFFTTKSRGTGLGMGIVKRMIEAHGGYLKITSSVKLGTDVAITLPYMSCE, encoded by the coding sequence TTGGCGCTTAAATATTTTTCCCGTTTAGAACTCGATGAAGACGGTCGTGAGTGGGCGCAAATATCAGGGCGAGAGGCCTCCAGAATGGGACGTTTACTAGAAGATGTTTTACTCTATTCCAAGCCTGTTAAACTGGATTTAAAGCCTTTGAATTTGTCGGTGATACTCAAGGAATTTATCAATGCTAATCGAGCGATGGGAGAACAAAAACAACTCTACAGCAAATTACTTCTTGCTCAGGATCAGGAGCATGAAAAATTAATCATTAATGCCGATAGTGATCGCCTTAATCAAATCTTGCTTAATATTTATCGCAATGCGATAGAAGCAGCAGAGCCCGATAGTCAAATTAGCTATTCATTACAGTGTAATTATGCCGCTCAGACTGTTACTCTGACGATTAATAACAAGGGTGATATTATTCCTGAAAATGTTCTACAGCGCATAGGTGAACCATTTTTTACCACCAAAAGCCGTGGTACGGGCTTGGGAATGGGTATTGTAAAACGCATGATTGAAGCACATGGCGGTTACTTAAAAATAACCTCAAGTGTTAAACTCGGCACGGATGTTGCGATAACCTTGCCCTATATGAGTTGTGAATAA
- a CDS encoding HesA/MoeB/ThiF family protein — protein sequence MNDDQLLRYSRQIMLPYVGIEGQEKLLNARVLIIGMGGLGSPIAMYLASAGVGHLVICDFDEVDLSNLQRQIIHSSEQRIGQNKAESAKETLLQLNPHIQVTALSHKLDEPALLAQAQCADVVIDGTDNFDARFLLNQVCYQARTPLVSGAAIRMEGQVIVFANQGEGSCYRCLYKDDANDVATTCSENGVLSPVVGIIGSVQAVEAMKLIMSIGKPLVSRLLLLDAYTMDWRTLKLPADPQCPVCSNT from the coding sequence ATGAATGATGATCAATTACTGCGTTACTCACGACAAATCATGTTGCCCTATGTCGGTATTGAGGGTCAGGAAAAGCTACTCAATGCCCGCGTATTGATTATCGGCATGGGTGGTTTAGGCTCACCGATAGCAATGTATCTTGCATCGGCTGGCGTTGGCCACTTAGTGATCTGTGATTTTGATGAGGTCGATTTATCCAATTTACAACGACAAATCATTCATTCTTCTGAGCAACGCATCGGGCAAAATAAAGCGGAGTCAGCCAAAGAAACCCTCTTACAACTCAACCCCCATATTCAAGTCACTGCTTTAAGCCACAAGCTTGATGAACCAGCCTTGCTAGCACAAGCTCAATGCGCTGATGTGGTTATAGATGGCACGGATAACTTTGACGCTCGTTTTTTACTCAATCAGGTTTGCTATCAAGCTCGTACACCACTCGTTTCAGGTGCGGCAATTCGCATGGAAGGTCAGGTAATTGTCTTTGCCAATCAGGGCGAAGGGTCTTGTTATCGTTGTTTATATAAAGACGATGCAAATGATGTGGCAACTACGTGTTCTGAAAATGGCGTTTTGTCTCCAGTGGTCGGAATCATTGGTAGTGTCCAGGCCGTTGAGGCGATGAAGCTTATTATGTCTATTGGTAAACCTTTGGTATCACGCTTACTCTTATTAGATGCCTATACAATGGATTGGCGTACCTTAAAACTACCTGCCGATCCACAATGCCCGGTTTGTTCGAACACTTAA
- a CDS encoding RDD family protein, protein MSSMLDTIKTVETPEGVELKLTCAGFYVRSIAWLLDILIQGLIIIVFALLLSRLGDFGQGILLIVMFLQQWLYPVFFEIYFQGQTPGKKKMNIQVLQIDGTMVTWEASLLRNLLRTVDFLPFFYALGVVSMLLSRDFRRLGDLAANTIVVYTRKLKDNSQLVPEVAAIAPNIALSGIEQQIIVNYAERFKGFSPERAEELARLATPLLDGVIVQKKQTASETNASERLLGIANYLMGRR, encoded by the coding sequence ATGTCTTCTATGCTCGACACCATCAAAACTGTAGAAACCCCCGAGGGTGTTGAGCTTAAATTAACCTGTGCTGGGTTTTATGTGCGTAGCATCGCCTGGTTGTTGGACATTTTGATACAGGGCCTGATTATTATTGTTTTTGCCCTATTGCTGAGTCGCTTGGGGGATTTTGGTCAGGGTATCTTATTGATTGTGATGTTTTTGCAGCAATGGCTCTATCCGGTATTCTTTGAAATTTATTTTCAGGGGCAAACACCGGGGAAAAAGAAAATGAATATTCAGGTGCTACAAATTGATGGCACCATGGTGACTTGGGAAGCCTCTTTACTCAGAAATTTACTCAGAACCGTCGATTTTCTGCCTTTTTTCTATGCCTTGGGTGTGGTTTCTATGCTATTGAGTCGAGATTTTCGGCGTCTGGGCGATTTGGCTGCCAATACCATTGTGGTTTATACCCGCAAGCTAAAGGACAATAGTCAACTGGTGCCTGAAGTAGCTGCTATTGCCCCTAACATAGCTCTCAGCGGTATAGAACAGCAAATTATTGTTAATTATGCTGAACGCTTTAAGGGCTTTTCTCCGGAACGTGCAGAAGAACTGGCCAGGCTAGCAACACCTTTACTGGATGGTGTTATTGTCCAGAAAAAACAAACAGCCAGTGAAACAAATGCCAGTGAACGTCTGCTGGGTATTGCTAATTACCTGATGGGGCGTCGATGA